gtgctgcacttgctgctggaGCTGCAGTCGCTGCTGGTATTGctcttgctgctggtgctgcactcacTGCTGGCTGCACTTGCTGCTGGCTGCACTTAATGCTGGTGCTGCACTTACTGCTTGAAGCACTTCCTGCTggctgcacttgctgctggtgctgcactcgctgctggtgctgcactcgctgctggtattgctgctggtgctgcactcacTGCTGGCTGCAATTGCTGCTGGCTGCACTTGCTGttggtgctgcactcgctgctggtgctgcacttgttGCAGGCTGCACTCGATGCTGGTGTtgcacttgctgctggtgctgcacttgctgctggtgctccacttgttgctggtgtggcactcgctgctggtgcttCCCCcccgctgctggtgctgcacctgctgctggtgctgcacccGCTGCTGGTGCCGCACCCGCTGCTAATGATGCACTTGCTGCTGGTATTTCCCTCTCTCGTAGTGCTTCACTCACTGCTGGTGTTGcacgtgctgctggtactgccgTTGCTGCTGGAGCTGCACTCTCTGCTGATGCTacactcgctgctggtgctgcactcgcttCTGGTGCTTCAGCCGCTTTTtgtgctgcactcgctgctgtACACGAAgctggtgctgcacttgctgctggtgctgcactcgatgctggtgctgcacttgctgctggtgctgcactcgctgctggtgctgcactccctgctggtgctgcacttgctgctggtgctgtacttgttgctggtgttgcactcGCTGCTGCAcccgctgctggtgctgctggtgctgcactaaCTGCTGGagctgcacttgctgctggtgaTGCACTTGCTTCTGGTGCAtcacttgctgctggtgctgatctcgatgctggtgctgcacttgctgctggtgttgcactcactgctggtgctgcactcgctgctggtgctgcactcgctgctggtgttgcactcgctgctgctgctgcacttgctgctggaGCTGCAGTCGCTGCTGGTATTGctcttgctgctggtgctgcactcacTGCTGGCTGCACTTGCTGCTGGCTGCACTTaatgctggtgctgcactcgctgctggtattgctcttgctgctggtgctgcattcACTGCTGGCTGCACTTGCTGCTGGCTGCACTTGCTGttggtgctgcactcgctgctggtgctgcacttgctgctggcTGCACTCGCagctggtgctgcactcgctgctggtgctgcactcgctgtTGGTGCCGCACTTGATTCTGGTGCACCACTTGCTCCTAATGTGTACTCGCTGCTGATGCTGTACTcgttgctggtgctgcactcgctgatggtgctgcactcgctgctggtgctgcacttgctggtgctgcactcgttGCTGGTGATGTTCTTGCTGCTGGTActgcacttgctgctggtgctgcacttgctgGTGCTGAACTCGTTGCTGGTGATGCTCTTGCTGCTAatgctgcacttgctgctggtgctgcacttgctgctggtgctgcacttgttGCTGGTTTTGCACTCGCTGCTGGTGttgcactcgctgctggtgctgcacttactgctggtgctgcacttgctggtgctgcactcgttGCTGGTGATGTTCTTGCTACTGGTactgcactcgctgctggtgcggcactcgctgctggtgctgcactcgctgctggtgctgctggtgttgcactcgctgctggtgttgcactcgctgctggtactgcactcgctgctggtgttgcactcgctgctggtgctgcactcgctgctggtgctgcacgtgctgctggtgttgcactcgctgctggtgttgcactcgctgctggtgctgcactcgctgctggtgtTGCATTCGCGGCTGGTGCTGCACTTCCTGCTGGTGTTGctcttgctgctggtgctggactTGCTGCTggctgcacttgctgctggtgctgcactcgctgcgggcttcacttgctgctggtgctgcacttgatGCTGGTGCTGAACTTGCTGCTGGCTGCACTTGCTGCTcgtgctgcacttgctgctggctgcacttgctgctggtgctgcactcgctgctggtgctgcactcgctgctggtattgctcttgctgctggtgctgcacttgctgctggcTGCACTCTCTGCTGGTGCTACACttcctgctggtgctgcactcgctgtTAGTGCCGCACTTGATTCTGGTGCACCACTTGCTCCTAATGTGtactcgctgctggtgctgcactcgctgatggcgctgcactcgctgctggtgctgcactcgctgaTGGTACTGCAcccgctgctggtgctgcactcgctaCTGGTGCTGCACCACTTGCTGCTGGTGATGTTTTTGCTGCTGGTActgcacttgctgctggtgctgcacttgctgctggtgctccacttgttgctggtgtggcactcgctgctggtgcttCCCCcccgctgctggtgctgcacctgctgctggtgctgcacccGCTGCTGGTGCCGCACCCGCTGCTAGTGATGTACTTGCTGCTGGTATTTCGCTCTCTCGTAGTGCTTCACTCACTGCTGGTGCTGcacgtgctgctggtactgccgTTGCTGCTGGAGCTGCACTCTCTGCTGATGCTacactcgctgctggtgctgcactcgcttCTGGTGCTTCAGCCGCTGTTtgtgctgcactcgctgctgtACACTATGCTGTGCTGCACTTCCTTctggtgctgcacttgctgctTGTGCTCTACTAGTTGCTCGTCGTccacttgctgctggtgctgcatttgctgctggtgctgcacttgctgctggtgctgcatttgctgctggtgctgcactcgctgctgaTGCTGCATTCGCTGCTGatgctgcactcgctgctggtgcttCATTTGCTGCTTGCGCTGCAATCGCTTCAGGTAGTGATTTCGCTGCTGGTACTGTACTCACTGCTGATGCTGCACtcactgctggtgctgcactgGTTTCTGGTGCTGCACTTGCTTCTAATGCTGTACtcactgctggtgctgcactcgctgctggtgcttctcttactgctggtgctgcactcacTGCTGGTGCCGCACTTGATTCTGGTGCTACACTTGCTCTTAATGTGGACTCGCTGCTGGTGCTGTACTCGTTGCTGGTACTGCACTCGCTGATGGTGCTGCACTCGCTTCTGGTGCTGCACCAGCTGATGGTGCTGCACCCACTGTTGGAACTgcattgctgctggtgctgcactcgctgctggtgctgcacttgctgctggtgaTGCACTTGCTGCTGGTGATGCACTTGCTGCTGGTGATGCACTTAATTGCTGGTGCTGAACTctttgctggtgatgctggtgctgcactcgctgaTGGTGCTGCgctcgctgctggtgctgcaccagCTGATGGTGCTGCACCCACTGTTGGTGCTGCatagctgctggtgctgcactcgctgctggtgctgcacttgctgctggtgctgcacttgttgctggtgttgcactcgctgctggtgttgcactcgctgctggtgctgcacttgctgctggtgctacactcgctgctggtgctgcacttgctgctggtgatgcacttgctgctggtgctgcacttgctAGTGCTGCACTCGTTGCTGGTGATGTTCTTGCTGATGGTACTGCACTTGCTGCTGatgctgcacttgctgctggtgctccacttgttGCTGGTGTGACACTCGCTGCTGGCTtcacttgctgctggtgctgcacttgctgctggtgctgcacttgctgctggtgctgcacttacTGCTggctgcacttgctgctggtgctgcactcgctgctggaATTGctcttgctgctggtgctgcactcgctgctggtaTTGCTctagctgctggtgctgcactcacTGCTGGCTGCACTTGCTGCTggctgcactcgctgctggtgctgcactcgcaactggtgctgcactcgcttctggtgctgcacttgctgctggctgcactcgctgctggtgctgcacttgctgctggtgctgcactcgctgtTGGTGCCGCACTTGATTCTGGAGCACCACTTGCTTTTAATGTGTACTCgctgctggtgctgtacttgttgctggtgctgcactcgctgatggtgctgcactcgctgatggtgctgcactcgctgctggtgctgcaccagctgatggtgctgcactcgctgctggtgctgcactcgccGCTAGTGCTGCACTTGATGCTAGTGCAGCACTTGCTGGTGATGTTCTTGCTGCTGGTACTGCACTTGCTGCCAttgctgcacttgctgctggtgctCCATGCACTTGTTGCTAGTGTGGCtttcgctgctggtgctgcactggCTACTGGTGCAGCACTCGCCGCTGGTTttgcactcgctgctggtgctgcactcgctgctggtgctgcactcgctgctggtgctgcactcgctgctggtgtTGCATTCGCGgctggtgctgcacttgctgctggtgttgctcttgctgctggtgctgcactcacTGCTGGCTtcacttgctgctggtgctgcacttgctgctggtgctgcacttgctgctggaTTCTCTTCCTGCTggctgcacttgctgctggtgctgcactcgctgctggtgctgcactcgctgctggtattgctcttgctgctactgctgcactcgctgctggctgcacttgctgctggctgcacttgctgctggctgcacttgctgctggtgctgcactcgctgcaggtgctgcactcgctgctggtgctgcactcgctgctggtgctgcactcgctgctggtactgcacttgctgctggtgcAGCACTCgatgctggtgctgcacttgctCCTCGTGAtgcacttgctgctggtgctgcactcgctgctggtgctgcactccctgctggtgctgcacttgctgctggtgctgcacttgttgctggtgttgcactcGCTGCTGCAcccgctgctggtgctgcacttgctgctggtgctgcactcgctgctggagctgcacttgctgctggtgaTGCACTTGCTTCTGATGCAtcacttgctgctggtgctgcactcgatgctggtgctgcacttgctgctggtgttgccttcgctgctggtgctgcactcgctgctggagttgcactcgctgctggtgctgca
The DNA window shown above is from Procambarus clarkii isolate CNS0578487 chromosome 65, FALCON_Pclarkii_2.0, whole genome shotgun sequence and carries:
- the LOC138355054 gene encoding ras-interacting protein RIP3-like, which translates into the protein MQHQQWVQHHQLVQHQQRAQHHQRVQHQHHQQRVQHQQLSASPAASASPAASASPAASAAPAASAAPAAMQFQQWVQHHQLVQHQKRVQHHQRVQYQQRVQHQQRVHIKSKCSTRIKCGTSSECSTSSKRSTSSECSTSSEYSIRSKCSTRNQCSTSSECSISSEYSTSSEITT
- the LOC138355053 gene encoding ice-structuring glycoprotein-like, producing the protein MKHQQRVQHQQRMQHQQRVQHQQQMQHQQQVQHQQQMQHQQQVDDEQLVEHKQQVQHQKEQRVRHQQRVQHQQQVQHQQRGGSTSSECHTSNKWSTSSKCSTSSKCSTSSKNITSSKWCSTSSECSTSSGCSTISECSTSSECSAISECSTSSEYTLGASGAPESSAALTASAAPAGSVAPAESAASSKCSTSSKSNTSSECSTSSECSTSSKCSQQQVQHEQQVQPAASSAPASSAAPAASEARSECSTSSKCSQQQVQHQQQEQHQQEVQHQPRMQHQQRVQHQQRVQHQQRVQHQQHQVQHQQQVQYQQQEHHQQRVQHQQVQHQQRVQHHQRVQHQQRVQHQQRVHIRSKWCTRIKCGTNSECSTSSECSTSCECSQQQVQHQQRVQHQQQVQPAASAASSECSTSSKSNTSSECSTSIKCSQQQVQPAVSAAPAARAIPAATAAPAASAAAAASATPAASAAPAASAAPAVSATPAASAAPASRSAPAASDAPEASASPAASAAPAVSAAPAAPAAGAAASATPATSTAPAASAAPAGSAAPAASAAPAASAAPASSAAPAASAAPASCTAASAAQKAAEAPEASAAPAASVASAESAAPAATAVPAARATPAVSEALREREIPAASASLAAGAAPAAGAAPAAGAAPAAGGKHQQRVPHQQQVEHQQQVQHQQQVQHQHRVQPATSAAPAASAAPTASAASSNCSQHQQQVQPAVSAAPAARAIPAATAAPAASAAPAASATPAASAAPAASAAPAVSATPAASAAPASSAAPAASDAPEASASPAASAAPAVSAAPAAPAAGAAASATPATSTAPAASAAPAGSAAPAASAAPAASAAPASSAAPAASAAPASCTAASAAQKAAEAPEASAAPAASVASAESAAPAATAVPAARAAPAVSEALREREIPAASASLAAGAAPAAGAAPAAGAAPAAGGKHQQRVPHQQQVEHQQQVQHQQQVQYKQQEHHQQRLQHQQQVQHQQRVQHQQRVQHHQLVQH